From Salvia splendens isolate huo1 chromosome 3, SspV2, whole genome shotgun sequence, a single genomic window includes:
- the LOC121793469 gene encoding 50S ribosomal protein L9-like, which yields MAYLQYGRNAMRKSTMHHPLLFAAQGVRHRKLEVILTTAIDKLGKAGETVKVAPGFFRNHLMPKLLAVPNIDKFAHLIHEQRKIYQPKEVEAVKVVVKSDETKTKEYVAAANRLAKTRVNIRKFIIEGKGDELREPVTKEEVLAEIARQLQVHIEPENLRLPTPLLTVGEHKVPLRLPKSIPKPAGEDWILNIKIRKR from the exons ATGGCTTATCTACAATACGGAAGAAATGCGATGCGGAAGAGCACGATGCACCACCCGCTGCTGTTCGCCGCTCAAGGCGTACGTCATCGGAAGCTGGAAGTTATCCTGACAACT GCGATTGATAAGCTCGGAAAAGCTGGTGAAACTGTCAAGGTTGCGCCAGGGTTTTTCCGGAATCATTTAATGCCGAAATTGCTCGCTGTACCGAATATCGACAAGTTTGCGCATCTCATTCATGAGCAGCGCAAG ATCTACCAGCCTAAGGAGGTTGAAGCGGTTAAAGTAGTTGTAAAGAGTGATGAAACAAAGACTAAAGAGTACGTGGCTGCAGCAAACCGCCTTGCTAAAACCAGAGTG AATATACGGAAGTTCATCATAGAGGGGAAAGGAGATGAATTGCGTGAACCAGTAACCAAAGAAGAAGTGTTGGCTGAG ATAGCGAGACAGCTTCAGGTGCACATTGAACCTGAAAATCTGCGCCTACCGACTCCATTGTTGACTGTAGGGGAGCACAAGGTGCCACTCCGGCTGCCAAAATCCATTCCTAAACCAGCAGGAGAAGATTGGATTCTCAATATCAAAATCAGGAAAAGATAG
- the LOC121796494 gene encoding uncharacterized protein At4g00950-like, translating to MGVKAEDLNQPKLTLSKLPHCKPSPQHMQTPPLRPLVSIPFHWEEAPGRPRGGDATPPPSSKRCLELPPRLLQEEGKMTMTPSPTTVLDGPYVGRSLSLACTFSFRKGPVLGGEDGKRNLGSGRWGSFREERRCGEGSMDFSQSLGDIFRSEDDDDGSVKITRVRRRKSFFKLSTFNSNSKYLWGDIYASFKQVVPWRRSSQ from the exons ATGGGCGTCAAAGCAGAGGATCTCAACCAGCCTAAACTAACTCTATCCAAACTCCCACACTGCAAGCCCTCGCCGCAGCACATGCAGACGCCGCCGCTCCGCCCGCTCGTTTCGATCCCGTTCCACTGGGAGGAGGCGCCGGGAAGGCCTAGGGGCGGAGATGCAACGCCGCCGCCGTCGTCGAAGAGGTGTCTGGAGCTGCCGCCGAGGCTGCTGCAGGAGGAGGGTAAAATGACCATGACGCCCTCGCCCACAACGGTGCTGGATGGGCCCTATGTGGGCCGGTCGCTGTCGCTGGCGTGCACGTTTTCATTCAGGAAAGGGCCGGTTTTGGGCGGGGAGGATGGGAAGAGGAATTTGGGGTCAGGGAGGTGGGGGAGCTTTAGGGAGGAGAGACGGTGTGGGGAGGGTAGTATGGACTTTTCGCAGTCGCTTGGGGATATTTTTAGGAgtgaggatgatgatgatggtagTGTGAAGATCACAAGAGTTAGGAGGAGGAAGAGTTTCTTTAAATTGTCTACATTTAACTCCAATTCCAAGTATTTGTGG GGTGATATTTATGCCAGTTTTAAGCAGGTGGTGCCGTGGAGGCGTAGTAGCCAATGA
- the LOC121796493 gene encoding protein RKD4-like gives MASTGLKFENHNELGFFFHEEPITPLVSWEQQYASVEGFNLGLHNFLEYEPFPLGHQSSNLELSDFDDFSGDLWVFDDHPLPLPNIIMPNPNPNPASTEQGFHTLDSSMQIMVAENQLQHSNEVVKRSVRHKSSALQLEEIQKYLDYPITRAAKELNVGLTVLKKRCRELHIMRWPHRKIKSLKSLIHNVKELGLTNEIEMLEEHKKMVEMIPEMELTERTKKLRQACFKANYKKRKSFKNLLEGTKLHHF, from the exons ATGGCTTCCACAGGATTGAAGTTTGAGAATCACAACGAACTTGGATTCTTTTTCCATGAAGAACCAATTACACCCCTAGT GTCATGGGAGCAACAATATGCAAGTGTTGAGGGGTTCAACTTAGGGCTACATAATTTTCTTGAATATGAACCATTTCCATTAGGACATCAATCTTCAAATCTAGAGCTCAGCGATTTCGATGATTTTTCCGGTGATTTGTGGGTTTTTGACGATCATCCATTACCGCTTCCCAACATCATTAtgcctaaccctaaccctaatccagCAAGTACCGAGCAAGGCTTTCACACTCTTGATTCAAGCATGCAAATAATGGTTGCCGAAAATCAATTGCAACATTCCAACGAAGTCGTGAAGAGAAGTGTGAGGCACAAATCCTCGGCCCTGCAGTTGGAAGAGATTCAAAAATACCTTGATTATCCGATAACCAGGGCTGCGAAAGAGCTCAACGTGGGCCTCACTGTGCTCAAGAAACGCTGCAGGGAGCTTCATATCATGCGGTGGCCCCATAGGAAGATCAAGAGCTTGaaatctctcattcataatgtCAAG GAACTAGGTTTGACGAATGAGATTGAAATGTTGGAGGAGCATAAGAAAATGGTGGAAATGATACCGGAAATGGAGCTCACTGAGAGAACTAAGAAGTTGAGACAAGCTTGCTTCAAAGCCAATTACAAGAAGAGAAAGTCCTTCAAAAATTTGTTGGAGGGAACAAAATTACACCATTTCTAG
- the LOC121797140 gene encoding protein phosphatase 2C 57-like yields MALCSPQLQKFLLNKICGNYGFDQTSKRSNILVKGRILCSAIAIDAPSSIASVPGIRWGSAQLKGAREEMEDDAVIVQSDELDGFSYAAVFDGHAGFSSVQFLKEELYKECYAALQGKKKLLSGKDFKAIKKALEDAFESADAKLLKWLEKRGEEDESGATATVVFLRDDVLFVSHVGDSCLALSRSGKAEVLTDSHRPYGTKPVPLQEIRRIREAGGWIVNGRICGDISVSRAFGDIRFKTKKYEMLRKGVEEGRWTEKFASRIQFTGDLVTASPDVFETALGPDAEFVVLASDGLWDYMSSLDVINFIRNQLYKHGDVQMASEALAQVALDGGSQDNISIIIADLRRTDWQKLNLGVQKPNIALELVQAVATITFVSLGIWISTQL; encoded by the exons ATGGCCTTATGCAGTCCACAGCTACAGAAGTTTTTGCTGAATAAAATCTGCGGCAACTATGGTTTCGACCAGACTTCCAAGAGAAGTAACATCTTAGTAAAGGGAAGAATACTCTGCTCCGCCATCGCAATAGACGCGCCTTCTTCTATTGCAAGCGTGCCGGGGATCAGATGGGGGTCGGCTCAGCTCAAGGGAGCCCGCGAAGAGATGGAGGATGATGCCGTCATTGTTCAGTCTGATGAGCTTGATGGATTCTCCTATGCTGCAGTTTTTGATGGCCATGCCGGATTCTCTTCCGTTCAATTTCTCAA GGAAGAATTATACAAAGAATGTTATGCTGCATTACAAGGAAAAAAGAAATTGTTGAGTGGGAAGGATTTCAAAGCGATCAAGAAGGCACTAGAAGACGCTTTTGAAAGTGCGGATGCCAAACTCTTGAAATG GCTTGAGAAGAGGGGAGAAGAAGACGAGTCTGGTGCCACAGCGACTGTTGTCTTTCTTCGCGATGATGTGCTGTTTGTTTCTCATGTTGGTGACTCATGCTTG GCTCTATCACGATCGGGAAAAGCAGAAGTCTTGACCGATTCTCATAGGCCCTATGGGACCAAGCCAGTCCCACTGCAAGAAATCAGGAGAATCAGAGAGGCCGGTGGTTGG ATTGTCAATGGAAGGATTTGTGGAGACATCTCTGTATCCCGTGCCTTTGGTGACATACGGTTCAAAACCAAGAAATACGA GATGCTGAGGAAGGGAGTCGAGGAAGGACGATGGACTGAAAAATTTGCTTCACG CATACAATTTACTGGGGACTTAGTTACCGCTTCTCCTGATGTTTTCGAGACAGCTCTTGGACCGGATGCTGAGTTTGTAGTATTGGCGTCTGACGGTTTGTGGGATTACATGAGCAG CTTGGATGTAATAAATTTCATCAGAAATCAGCTTTACAAACATGGAGATGTTCAG ATGGCTTCTGAGGCTCTTGCACAAGTGGCTCTG GACGGAGGCTCACAAGATAACATCAGCATTATCATTGCTGATCTGAG GCGAACAGACTGGCAGAAGCTAAATCTTGGGGTTCAGAAACCCAACATTGCGTTGGAATTGGTTCAAGCTGTAGCTACTATCACTTTCGTTTCACTTGGTATATGGATCTCAACTCAACTTTGA